The genomic DNA GCGCTGCTGTCGGCGATGCCGGTGGCAGTGCCGGGCCTGGTGCTGGGCCTGTCCTACGCGCTGGCGTTCAACTCGGCGACCATGCCCTGGGGCGCGCTCTATGGCACGGCCGTGCCCATCATCCTGTGCAACCTCATCCACTTCCACACGCAGGGCTATGCCGCCATGATGACCGGCATGCGCAAGGTGCCCGGATCGCTGGAAGACGCCGTGGCGGTGCTGGGCGGCGGCACGCTGCGCGTCCTGCGCGACGTCTACCTGCCTTGGCTGCGCGCCACGCTGGTGTCGGTGGGCCTCTTCCTGTTCATGAGCGCCATGGTGACCCTGTCGGCCGTCATCTTTCTTGTCACACCGTCGCTGCCGCTGGCCGCCGTCACGGTCATGCGCCTCGATGAGGCCGGCTTGACCTCACAGGCCGCCGCGTTTTCCACCTGCATCATGGCCATCGTTGCTACCATCGCCCTGCTGACCCGGATGCTCGCGCGGCCGGACAGCCGGATGGCCTGATAATCACCAACAAGAATCGACCATGCTTCAAGAAACCCGACTGCACCGCATTCGCAGCCTGCTTTCCTCGTTCAACCAGGTCAGCACCGATCGCATCGTCCAGGACCTCGGCGTCTCGCGCGAGACCGTGCGCCGCGACATCCTGGAACTGGAAGCGGAAGGCGTGCTGCGCCGCGTGCACGGTGGCATCATCGCCACCAACGACGAACCCGAGCCGCCGCTGGCCGTGCGCCAGACCGTGCGCGCCAAGGAAAAGCGCGCCATCGCGCGTGCCGCGGCAAGGCTGGTGCAACCCGGCCAGACGCTCTTCGTGGACGCGGGCAGCACCACGGCGCTGCTGGCGGAAGAACTGTCCGCCATGACCGGCATCACGTTGATCACCAATGGCCTGCTGGTTGCCCAGCAGATGGCGGCAGGCCAGGCCGCCCGGCCGGCCAACCACGTGATCCTGCTGGGCGGCCAGGTCAACACCTCGCTGGCCGCGACCTGCGGCGACGTGACGGTGTCGGAAATCCACCGCTATCGCGCGGACATCGCCTTGCTGTCACCCGTGGGCGTCAGCGCCGAGCATGGCGCGACCAGCTTCGAGCATGCGGAAGCCGCCATCGCGCGGGCCATGGTGGTCCAGGCCAAGCGCCTGGTGATCCTGGCCGACCACAGCAAGGTCGGCCACGCCAGCCGCGTGGCGTATGCCCATGCACAGGACATCGACGCGTTGGTCACCAACCGGCACAAGGACAATGCCGAGGGCTGGGACGCGCTGCGCCGCGCGCACGTGGAAGTCGTGCTGGCCTGACCCGCAGGCCTGACCCCCGCCGCGGCGCCTGGCCGGCGTCAGGGCGCCAGGCCGGGGGCGGCGCCTTCCGTGCCGGCCCCGCCCGTCAGGTGCTGCACGAACATCTTCGACAAGGTCCGCTGCGGCCGCAGCGTGCTCCAGAGCAGGTGGCTCTGCACCTGGATGTCCGGCACCAGAGGCCGGCGCACCAGTCCCGGAATC from Orrella dioscoreae includes the following:
- a CDS encoding DeoR/GlpR family DNA-binding transcription regulator — its product is MLQETRLHRIRSLLSSFNQVSTDRIVQDLGVSRETVRRDILELEAEGVLRRVHGGIIATNDEPEPPLAVRQTVRAKEKRAIARAAARLVQPGQTLFVDAGSTTALLAEELSAMTGITLITNGLLVAQQMAAGQAARPANHVILLGGQVNTSLAATCGDVTVSEIHRYRADIALLSPVGVSAEHGATSFEHAEAAIARAMVVQAKRLVILADHSKVGHASRVAYAHAQDIDALVTNRHKDNAEGWDALRRAHVEVVLA